A genomic region of Pseudochaenichthys georgianus chromosome 12, fPseGeo1.2, whole genome shotgun sequence contains the following coding sequences:
- the agxt2 gene encoding alanine--glyoxylate aminotransferase 2, mitochondrial, translating into MFKAASSLSGRCALLTGQASVKFHLASGALRQKSAFKHPPTDIPDMPSCNFKPEEYTGMSKERIMEIRRQNCNPMIMKVTYYKKPVLIHQGYMQWLWDVDGRRYLDLFAGVATVSVGHCHPKVTAAAEQQLKRLWHTTNIYAYPTLHEYSEKLASYLPDPLKVVYLTNSGSEANDLAMLMARLHTGNFDIITLRGSYHGGSPQTMGLTSNAAYKYPIANGLGCTTTMCPDVFRGPWGGSHCRDSPVQTTRPCGCAQGHCMANDQYIGQLKETFATSVPSRIAAFFGEPIQGVGGAVQYPKNYLKDAYKLVREKGGVCIADEVQTGFGRTGSHFWGFQGHDVIPDMVTMAKGIGNGFPMGAVVTTPEIAAAFAKGVHFNTFGGNPVACAVGSSVLDVIKEDGTQQISLDVGTYLMTELAKLRDKYEIIGDVRGKGLQIGVEMVKDKASRDTLPPEAMSEIFEDIKDMGILIGKGGVYGQIFRIQPPMCITMEDADFFLAIFDKAIHNYMERR; encoded by the exons ATGTTTAAAGCTGCTTCCTCTCTCAGTGGCCGCTGTGCACTTCTAACAGGACAAGCTTCGGTCAAATTCCACTTGGCAAGTG GTGCATTACGTCAGAAATCAGCCTTCAAACACCCTCCCACAGACATCCCAGATATGCCCTCATGCAATTTCAAACCAGAGGAATACACA GGCATGTCCAAAGAGCGGATAATGGAGATCCGCAGGCAGAACTGCAACCCTATGATCATGAAGGTTACCTACTATAAGAAACCAGTATTGATCCACCAGGGATACATGCAATGGCTGTGGGATGTGGACGGGAGGCGATATCTGGATCTATTTGCTGGTGTGGCGACTGTCAGTGTGGGTCACTGCCACCC GAAAGTgacggcagcagcagagcagcagTTGAAGAGATTGTGGCATACTACAAACATCTACGCCTATCCTACTCTCCATGAGTACAGTGAGAAACTTGCCTCTTACTTACCGGATCCCCTCAAG GTTGTATATCTGACCAACAGCGGCTCAGAAGCCAATGACCTGGCCATGTTGATGGCTCGACTTCACACAGGCAACTTTGACATCATCACTTTAAG GGGCTCATACCACGGTGGCAGCCCACAAACCATGGGTCTTACTTCCAACGCAGCATATAAATACCCCATTGCCAACGGTTTAGGCTGCACAACT ACCATGTGTCCTGATGTGTTCAGAGGTCCGTGGGGAGGAAGCCACTGCAGGGACTCTCCTGTGCAGACCACCAGACCGTGTGGCTGTGCCCAAG GTCATTGCATGGCAAATGATCAATACATCGGGCAGCTCAAAGAGACATTTGCCACTAGTGTCCCAAGTCGAATCGCTGCTTTCTTTGGAGAGCCTATTCAG GGAGTTGGAGGAGCTGTGCAGTATCCTAAAAATTACCTGAAGGACGCTTACAAACTTGTCAGAGAGAAAGGAGGGGTGTGCATTGCTGATGAG GTCCAGACAGGATTTGGGCGAACAGGAAGCCACTTCTGGGGTTTCCAAGGTCATGATGTCATTCCTGACATGGTTACAATGGCAAAGGGGATTGGTAATGGATTCCCAATGGGAGCTGTTGTCACAACACCAG AAATTGCAGCCGCATTTGCCAAGGGGGTTCACTTCAACACTTTTGGAGGAAACCCTGTGGCCTGTGCTGTTGGGTCATCAGTGCTTGAT GTTATCAAAGAAGATGGCACACAGCAAATCAGTCTTGATGTTGGAACctatctgatgacagaactggcAAAACTCAGAGACAAGTATGAGATAATTGGTGATGTCCGTGGAAAAGGCCTGCAGATTGGTGTGGAAATGGTCAAAGACAAG GCCAGCAGAGACACCCTGCCTCCTGAGGCAATGAGTGAAATCTTTGAGGACATCAAGGACATGGGAATCCTGATAGGGAAAGGAGGAGTCTACGGACAG ATCTTCCGGATCCAACCCCCGATGTGCATCACAATGGAAGATGCCGATTTCTTTCTGGCAATATTTGACAAGGCCATTCACAACTACATGGAAAGAAGATGA
- the LOC117456535 gene encoding uncharacterized protein, translating to MSRRKIFKTEHLQRQVKNYSEHCCVPLCTASAKFNGVLSFHGFPTELELRRQWLVKIRRDNFTISSHSKVCSRHFATDQLIEPKTLDGRRRLVKGAVPTLFEWNHFTAQTPRGSVWERREWPTEPVSREEQEEHMDVRDHDYCSAPEPASLDMSSQATEDNSKTVEDLQKQLQELRVQREFCLQRFAGSDDNIRFYTRFPSYNHLMAFWFLIEPSIYKMVRVTRAISAAKRNEEVVTHARPSTRPLLQPIDEFFLFLCFLSVGLKERDLANRFNIHQSTVSRIIATWTSFLTTLLGSQCIWLTPAEVQAHLPEAFKDFPDTQVILDCTELRCQTPSSLLLQSEMYSTYKSHCTMKALVGIAPHGAVTFVSSLYGGSVSDKEIFKQSGIAALLTENMAVMVDKGFLISDCCKCKVYCPPFLSKQKQMPAYQVRETQAIARLRVHVERVIRRIKENKLFDGVILLSHAYNITQLFAVACMLSNYQNKALVKKWVK from the exons ATGAGTCGACGGAAGATTTTCAAAACGGAGCATTTGCAAAGACAAGTAAAGAACTACTCCGAGCACTGCTGTGTCCCACTTTGTACGGCATCAGCTAAATTTAACGGGGTCCTAAGTTTCCATGGCTTTCCGACCGAACTCGAGCTGCGAAGACAGTGGCTGGTTAAAATACGACGCGATAACTTCACAATCTCCTCTCACTCCAAGGTCTGCAGTCGTCACTTCGCTACGGATCAACTAATAGAGCCAAAAACCCTTGATGGCCGTAGGAGGCTTGTGAAAGGTGCTGTACCAACTTTGTTTGAGTGGAATCACTTCACTGCTCAAACACCGCGGGGTAGTGTTTGGGAGAGAAGGGAGTGGCCCACTGAACCAGTCTCTCGGGAGGAGCAGGAAGAGCACATGGATGTCCGTGACCATGATTACTGCTCAGCCCCTGAACCAGCTTCACTGGACATGTCCTCTCAAGCTACAGAAGACAACTCCAAAACAGTGGAGGATCTGCAGAAGCAACTGCAGGAGTTAAGAGTCCAGCGAGAGTTTTGCTTACAGCGGTTTGCTGGCTCCGACGACAACATCCGATTCTATACCAG ATTCCCGAGCTATAACCACCTGATGGCCTTCTGGTTTCTGATTGAGCCTTCCATTTATAAAATGGTTCGTGTCACAAGAGCGATATCAGCTGCCAAGAGGAATGAAGAAGTGGTTACACACGCACGTCCATCAACG AGACCGCTGCTTCAGCCAATTGACGAGTTCTTCCTTTTTCTCTGCTTCCTGTCGGTGGGTTTGAAAGAAAGGGACCTTGCAAACCGCTTCAACATACACCAGTCCACTGTGAGCCGCATCATTGCAACATGGACAAGTTTTCTTACAACTTTATTGGGGTCACAGTGCATCTGGCTTACACCTGCAGAAGTTCAAGCCCACCTCCCAGAGGCCTTCAAAGATTTCCCAGACACACAGGTGATCCTGGATTGCACAGAGCTGAGGTGTCAAACACCATCCTCACTCCTCCTCCAAAGTGAAATGTATTCTACATACAAATCTCACTGCACCATGAAAGCCCTGGTTGGCATAGCCCCACATGGCGCAGTGACATTTGTTTCCAGTCTGTATGGTGGTTCTGTCAGCGACAAGGAGATTTTCAAACAGTCTGGAATAGCTGCGTTGTTGACTGAAAACATGGCAGTGATGGTAGATAAGGGCTTCCTGATCAGCGATTGCTGCAAATGCAAAGTGTACTGCCCACCTTTTCTGTCGAAGCAGAAGCAAATGCCAGCCTATCAGGTGAGGGAGACACAGGCCATTGCCAGACTGAGGGTTCATGTGGAGCGTGTCATCAggaggataaaagagaacaaacTTTTTGATGGCGTCATCCTCCTGTCCCATGCCTACAACATCACCCAGCTGTTTGCAGTAGCATGTATGCTGTCAAActatcagaacaaagcactggtCAAGAAATGGGTGAAATAA
- the LOC117456536 gene encoding uncharacterized protein gives MFIGFAGRLKPQPANSIKASNYMLRHIYTTMKITLRDSSPVVLTHNQCSCVAGTVLCNHTVALLFQTAHYTELNMSVVPPVHSCTESEQQWHKPRTMGVKPGPINSMVFTKPVPNRMVQTGVRSGFYRGMVGPLPDPCLFRVTEAYSAFSIEDRPLVTTMNMRPDKPLVESAFGIVQEGSVLSYQMPALTSRYTTLHTDTPPTPHLPIEGYVILPCDLPLVCSEEEQLHINSLSVDLEMSHKIEEATREQSSSSEWHLLRKPRVTASRFREICHVRGESSANSLAERILKGTRQTAEMRRGAEMEPTVAAEYSRLANVNYSSCGLVIHPSTPWLGASPAGVVFDPTEYPQFGLVEFKCPNVPNYVDCKYVQMECGSPKLKKSHAYYWQVQGQLLVSGMQWCDFVVWAQEDYLVQRIYTDPEVQRAIREKVDLFFFTHTCRSTCHYKSSGHCSH, from the exons ATGTTCATCGGATTTGCCGGACGACTAAAGCCCCAGCCAGCAAACTCGATAAAGGCTTCAAATTATATGCTGCGTCATATATACACAACTATGAAG ATAACGCTTCGTGACTCATCACCAGTGGTGCTCACGCACAACCAGTGCTCCTGTGTTGCAGGAACTGTTTTGTGCAATCACACAGTAGCATTGCTGTTCCAAACAGCACATTACACTGAACTGAACATGTCAGTTGTGCCACCTGTGCATAGCTGTACTGAATCGGAACAGCAATGGCACAAGCCGCGAACAATG GGTGTGAAGCCAGGGCCCATCAACTCCATGGTCTTCACCAAGCCTGTACCAAATAGGATGGTGCAGACTGGAGTAAG GAGTGGATTCTACAGAGGCATGGTGGGGCCATTACCAGATCCCTGCCTGTTCAGAGTTACGGAGGCATACTCAGCGTTCAGCATTGAAGACAGACCGCTTGTGACCACAATGAACATGAGACCTGACAAGCCCCTTGTGGAAAGTGCCTTCGGGATTGTGCAGGAGGGCAGTGTTCTGTCCTATCAGATGCCTGCTTTGACGTCTCGGTACACCACACTTCACACTGACACACCACCAACACCCCACTTGCCCATAGAGGGGTATGTGATCTTGCCATGTGATTTACCGCTGGTGTGCTCAGAAGAGGAGCAACTGCATATTAACAGCTTATCTGTTGATTTAGAAATGTCTCACAAAATTGAGGAGGCTACCCGTGAGCAAAGCTCTAGCTCAGAGTGGCATCTGCTCCGCAAACCCAGGGTTACTGCCTCTAGGTTTAGAGAGATTTGTCACGTCAGAGGTGAGAGCTCTGCTAACTCTCTTGCAGAGCGAATACTCAAAGGTACAAGGCAGACTGCAGAAATGAGGAGAggtgcagagatggagcccacaGTAGCAGCTGAATACAGTAGACTGGCAAACGTGAACTACTCCTCTTGTGGCCTTGTCATTCACCCCTCTACGCCCTGGCTTGGTGCCTCCCCTGCTGGAGTTGTATTTGACCCAACAGAATATCCCCAATTTGGCCTTGTTGAATTCAAATGTCCCAATGTCCCAAATTATGTCGACTGCAAATATGTGCAGATGGAATGTGGCTCCCCTAAGCTCAAGAAAAGCCATGCCTATTACTGGCAAGTACAGGGTCAACTTCTTGTGTCTGGGATGCAGTGGTGTGACTTTGTAGTGTGGGCACAGGAGGACTACCTGGTGCAAAGAATATACACAGATCCAGAAGTGCAAAGAGCAATCAGAGAAAAAgtagacctttttttttttacacatacaTGCCGAAGTACCTGTCATTACAAAAGTAGTGGGCACTGCAGCCATTGA